A region from the Corylus avellana chromosome ca7, CavTom2PMs-1.0 genome encodes:
- the LOC132186834 gene encoding E3 ubiquitin-protein ligase SPL2: MSSHEQALVSLLSQLALSLDGAVLGMALAYAAARSVLKFTATSSALRKIRRAPSLEVSDLRSILPVEDSSSGPSQQSDQMIVVVRGTVEAKSAVDLNWKSFKPNVLVSQESGDKAVIVQRTQTCIYNEWKGFFGWTSDLRAIFARSWREQESTSLRTVPFVLVEGYGWQHSDFVVVNMDGSRHPLPLTTIYHQLQPISASPYTFLQALFGHEYPVGLLDEEKILPLGKDITAVGVFSFKNGIPEIKSCKDLPYFLSDMTKDQMIIDLAFRSKVLLWSCIALGSLSIGVLGYAVVRNWNRWKEWRQQRQLQQPRQAASDDVHSRVAAEEEEMGEVPDGELCVICLMRRRRSAFIPCGHMVCCQRCAISVERESTPKCPVCRQEIRNSLRIYDS, encoded by the exons ATGTCTTCGCACGAGCAAGCCCTCGTGTCCCTCCTGTCCCAACTAGCGCTCTCCTTAGATGGCGCCGTTTTGGGCATGGCCTTGGCCTACGCCGCCGCGCGCTCCGTTCTCAAGTTCACCGCCACGTCGTCCGCTCTCCGCAAAATCCGCAGGGCTCCATCGCTCGAAGTCTCGGACCTCCGCTCAATCCTGCCTGTCGAAGACTCCTCCTCCGGCCCGTCACAGCAGTCCGATCAAATGATTGTCGTCGTCCGCGGCACCGTTGAGGCCAAATCCGCCGTCGATCTCAACTGGAAGAGCTTCAAGCCCAATGTCTTGGTCTCACAGGAGTCCGGAGACAAAGCCGTTATCGTTCAAAGGACTCAAACG TGTATCTACAATGAATGGAAGGGCTTTTTTGGCTGGACTTCTGATCTACGCGCAATATTTGCGAGATCTTGGAGAGAGCAAGAATCAACCTCATTAAGAACG GTTCCTTTTGTTCTTGTTGAAGGTTATGGATGGCAACATTCTGATTTTGTTGTTGTGAACATGGATGGCTCAAGACATCCCCTCCCTCTCACAACAATTTATCATCAACTGCAGCCCATTAGTGCTTCTCCATATACGTTCCTTCAGGCACTTTTTGGTCATGAATATCCT GTTGGCTTGCTTGACGAAGAGAAAATCCTTCCATTAGGAAAGGATATCACTGCTGTTGGTGTGTTCAGTTTTAAAAATGGAATTCCTGAGATCAAGTCATGCAAGGATCTTCCCTACTTTTT GTCTGACATGACCAAGGATCAGATGATCATAGATCTTGCCTTCAGGAGCAAAGTACTTCTGTGGAGTTGTATTGCTCTCGGTTCACTGTCAATTGGTGTACTTGGCTATGCAGTTGTGAG GAATTGGAATCGATGGAAAGAGTGGAGGCAACAAAGACAGCTCCAGCAACCAAGACAGGCCGCAAGTGATGACGTGCACTCTCGGGTTGCAGCAGAGGAGGAGGAGATGGGAGAAGTTCCAGATGGAGAGTTGTGTGTGATCTGTCTGATGAGGAGAAGGCGATCTGCATTCATTCCATGTGGGCATATGGTGTGTTGCCAACGCTGCGCCATCTCAGTTGAACGGGAATCGACACCCAAGTGTCCTGTCTGTAGGCAGGAAATACGGAATTCGTTGCGGATATATGATTCTTGA